Proteins from one Impatiens glandulifera chromosome 2, dImpGla2.1, whole genome shotgun sequence genomic window:
- the LOC124926227 gene encoding L-ascorbate peroxidase 3-like has product MALSVVDTEYLKQIDRARRDLRALISNKNCAPIMLRLAWHDAGTYDVTTKTGGPNGSIRNEEESNHGSNNGLKIAIDFCETVKARCPKISYADLYQLAGVVAVEVTGGPTVDFVPGRKDSMISPKEGRLPNASKGAQHLRDIFYRMNLSDKDIVALSGGHTLGRAHPERSGFDGPWTKDPLKFDNSYFIELLNGESEGLLRLPTDKVLVEDPVFRPLVNLYAKDEEEFFKQYAISHKKLSELGFIDPKSSCAVDKSEGVVLAQSAVGIAVAAAVVVLSYLYEVRKKMK; this is encoded by the exons ATGGCGTTATCTGTCGTGGACACCGAATACCTCAAGCAGATCGACAGAGCTCGTCGAGATCTTCGTGCTCTCATCTCCAACAAGAATTGCGCTCCTATTATGCTTCGCTTGGC GTGGCATGACGCTGGGACTTATGATGTAACCACTAAAACTGGCGGCCCCAATGGCTCAATCAGAAATGAGGAGGAGTCTAATCATGGCTCTAACAACGGCTTGAAGATCGCAATTGATTTTTGCG AAACTGTAAAGGCTAGATGCCCAAAGATTTCATATGCTGATCTTTACCAG CTTGCTGGAGTTGTCGCAGTTGAAGTCACTGGAGGACCAACTGTTGATTTTGTTCCTGGTAGAAAG GACTCCATGATTTCTCCAAAGGAAGGCCGACTTCCAAATGCCTCTAAAG GTGCCCAACATCTGAGGGACATTTTCTATAGGATGAATCTGAGTGACAAAGATATCGTGGCACTATCAGGAGGCCACACACTG GGAAGGGCACATCCCGAAAGATCAGGTTTTGATGGCCCTTGGACTAAGGATCCTCTGAAGTTTGATAATTCTTATTTCAT AGAGCTTTTGAATGGAGAGTCAGAAGGACTGTTGAGACTTCCAACAGATAAGGTCTTAGTGGAGGATCCTGTGTTCCGCCCTTTAGTTAACTTGTATGCAAAG GATGAAGAAGAATTTTTCAAGCAATACGCAATATCACACAAGAAACTGTCTGAATTAGGGTTCATCGACCCAAAAAGCAGCTGTGCAGTAGATAAAAGTGAGGGTGTGGTATTGGCACAAAGTGCGGTGGGAATTGCTGTTGCTGCTGCAGTTGTGGTTTTGTCGTACCTGTATGAAGTTCGTAAGAAAATGAAATGA
- the LOC124927317 gene encoding myb-related protein 308-like, with amino-acid sequence MGRSPCCEKAHTNKGAWTKEEDDRLISYIRAHGEGCWRSLPKSAGLLRCGKSCRLRWINYLRPDLKRGNFTEDEDELIIKLHSVLGNKWSLIAGRLPGRTDNEIKNYWNTHIRRKLLNRGIDPVSHRSINDSSSSAPEVMISNTTTTTTISFANPIITTKEEQVEVVEEEQEDIKVLPMMKNREIKCPDLNLDLSMSPPAAVAAVVNHDQKKISSVIKVGSMGLCFSCSLGIMKSKDCTCNSNSNSNNNNNAYDFLGLRTTNHVVLDYRSLEMKF; translated from the exons ATGGGAAGATCTCCTTGCTGCGAAAAAGCTCACACCAACAAAGGAGCATGGACCAAAGAAGAAGACGATCGTCTAATCTCCTACATTAGGGCTCACGGCGAAGGCTGTTGGCGATCTCTTCCCAAATCCGCCGGTCTCCTCCGCTGCGGCAAGAGTTGTCGTCTCCGATGGATCAATTACCTCCGTCCCGACCTCAAACGCGGCAATTTCaccgaagacgaagacgaactCATCATCAAATTGCATAGTGTCCTTGGCAACAA ATGGTCTCTTATTGCCGGAAGATTGCCGGGAAGAACAGACAATGAGATTAAGAATTACTGGAATACCCACATAAGAAGGAAGCTTCTTAACAGAGGTATTGACCCAGTTAGTCACCGATCCATAAATGACTCATCTTCGTCGGCGCCGGAAGTCATGATTTCCAATACCACCACCACCACTACCATATCATTTGCAAACCCAATAATTACAACCAAAGAAGAACAAGTAGAAGTAgtagaagaagaacaagaagacaTAAAAGTACTACCGATGATGAAGAATAGAGAAATTAAGTGCCCTGATTTGAACCTGGACCTTAGTATGAGCCCACCGGCGGCGGTGGCGGCAGTAGTAAATCATGATCAGAAGAAGATCTCATCAGTTATAAAGGTGGGTAGTATGGGTTTATGCTTTTCATGCAGTTTGGGGATAATGAAAAGCAAGGATTGCACTTGTAACAGCAACAGCAatagcaataataataataatgcttatgATTTCTTGGGTTTGAGAACTACAAATCATGTAGTGTTGGATTACAGAAGCTTGGAGATGAAGTTCTAG
- the LOC124924018 gene encoding subtilisin-like protease SBT1.6: MAPVQFNRLLLFISFLFSIIIGAPATADQTTKTYIIRIDRFAKPSIFPTHYHWYTSEFTDSLSILHLYDTVFHGFSASLTKSNLDSILQHPSVLASFEDRRRNLHTTRSPQFLGLRNQKGLWSESDYGSDVIIGVFDTGIWPERRSFSDLNLGPVPSRWKGVCQTGVKFTAMNCNRKIVGARFFVKGHQASGQIGGPGGAINETIEFLSPRDADGHGTHTASTAAGRYAFQASMSGYAAGIAKGVAPKARLAIYKVCWNQAGCFDSDILAAFDAAVNDGVDVISISIGGGDGISSPYYLDPIAIGSYGAVSRGIFVSSSAGNDGPSGMSVTNLAPWITTVGAGTIDRNFPADVILGNGRKLSGASLYAGELLNGKMYPLVYPGKSGTLSASLCMENSLDPNFVKGKIVICDRGSSPRVAKGLVVKKAGGVGMILANGASTGEGLVGDAHLLPACAVGSDEGDAIKAYVASASSTATATINFRGTIVGIKPAPVVASFSARGPNGLNPEILKPDLIAPGVNILAAWTGAVGPTGLDSDSRRTEFNILSGTSMSCPHVSGAAALLKSAHPDWSPAAIRSAMMTTAFVLDNRFKNMTEESTGKQSTPYDFGAGHLNLGQAMDPGLVYDLTNDNYVNFLCSVGYNPKTIQVITRWPVNCPARKQSPENLNYPSISALFPSQIGAASWSKTFIRTATNVGETNAVYRVKVESPAGVTVVVKPGKMVFTEKMKKQSYVVKVTIENSKGGLVLGDSGAVFGSISWSDGKHVVRSPIVVTQMDTF, encoded by the coding sequence ATGGCGCCGGTTCAATTCAACCGTCTTCTTCTTTTCATATCCTTTCTATTCTCAATCATCATCGGAGCTCCGGCGACGGCCGATCAAACCACCAAAACCTACATAATTCGTATCGACAGGTTTGCCAAACCCTCCATCTTCCCTACCCATTATCACTGGTACACTTCCGAGTTCACCGATTCACTCTCCATTCTCCATCTTTACGATACTGTTTTCCATGGATTCTCTGCTTCCCTTACAAAATCAAACCTTGACTCCATTCTTCAACACCCATCTGTTCTTGCTTCATTTGAAGATCGTCGGAGGAATCTCCATACAACTCGTTCCCCTCAGTTTCTCGGCCTCAGGAACCAGAAGGGACTATGGTCGGAGTCTGATTACGGATCTGATGTCATTATAGGAGTATTCGATACTGGGATTTGGCCGGAAAGGAGAAGCTTTTCCGATCTGAATCTCGGCCCTGTTCCCAGTCGATGGAAGGGTGTTTGCCAGACTGGGGTGAAGTTTACGGCAATGAATTGTAACAGGAAGATTGTTGGAGCTCGGTTCTTTGTTAAAGGACATCAGGCGTCGGGTCAAATTGGAGGGCCCGGCGGGGCAATCAATGAAACGATTGAGTTTCTATCTCCGAGAGATGCAGATGGACATGGCACCCATACGGCATCGACTGCCGCGGGGAGGTATGCTTTTCAGGCTAGTATGTCTGGATATGCAGCTGGGATTGCGAAAGGAGTTGCTCCCAAGGCTCGATTGGCTATTTACAAGGTTTGTTGGAATCAAGCTGGTTGTTTTGATTCAGATATTCTAGCTGCTTTTGATGCCGCCGTGAACGACGGCGTCGATGTTATCTCGATATCAATCGGAGGTGGTGATGGTATTTCATCTCCTTATTATCTTGACCCAATTGCAATCGGATCTTACGGCGCTGTTTCAAGAGGGATTTTTGTTTCATCCTCCGCCGGGAATGATGGGCCAAGTGGAATGTCTGTTACTAACCTTGCGCCGTGGATAACGACTGTCGGAGCAGGAACAATTGACCGGAATTTCCCAGCTGATGTGATTCTTGGAAACGGCCGTAAACTCTCCGGCGCGTCGCTATACGCCGGTGAGCTTTTGAATGGTAAAATGTATCCATTGGTTTATCCTGGTAAATCAGGAACTCTCTCTGCTTCTCTATGTATGGAGAATTCTCTTGACCCGAATTTTGTGAAAGGAAAGATTGTAATTTGTGATCGTGGAAGCAGCCCACGTGTTGCGAAAGGATTAGTTGTTAAAAAGGCCGGCGGGGTTGGAATGATTTTAGCCAACGGTGCTTCAACCGGCGAAGGTTTAGTCGGAGATGCTCATCTTCTTCCGGCGTGCGCAGTTGGCTCCGATGAAGGTGATGCAATCAAGGCTTATGTAGCATCAGCTTCTTCAACAGCAACTGCAACAATCAATTTCAGAGGCACCATTGTTGGAATCAAACCAGCTCCAGTTGTTGCATCATTCTCCGCCAGAGGACCGAATGGATTGAACCCAGAAATTCTAAAACCCGACTTGATCGCACCTGGGGTGAACATTTTAGCTGCTTGGACAGGAGCTGTAGGTCCGACAGGATTGGATTCTGATTCCCGGAGAACTGAATTTAACATTCTGTCGGGCACATCAATGTCGTGCCCACATGTTAGTGGCGCAGCCGCCCTGTTGAAATCTGCACATCCCGATTGGAGCCCTGCTGCAATTCGTTCGGCAATGATGACAACTGCTTTCGTTTTAGACAATAGGTTCAAGAACATGACTGAAGAATCCACCGGAAAACAATCAACCCCATATGATTTCGGCGCAGGACATTTGAATTTAGGACAGGCAATGGATCCCGGGCTAGTATACGATCTAACAAACGACAATTACGTAAACTTTCTATGCTCTGTGGGTTACAATCCAAAGACGATTCAAGTAATAACCCGATGGCCGGTGAACTGTCCTGCCAGGAAACAATCCCCGGAAAATCTAAACTACCCATCTATATCTGCGTTATTTCCAAGCCAAATCGGTGCAGCTTCGTGGAGCAAGACATTCATCAGGACGGCGACGAACGTGGGGGAGACAAATGCAGTTTACAGGGTGAAAGTGGAGTCGCCGGCGGGGGTGACGGTGGTGGTGAAGCCAGGAAAGATGGTGTTTacggagaagatgaagaaacaGAGCTATGTTGTGAAGGTGACAATAGAGAACAGTAAAGGTGGTTTGGTTTTGGGTGATTCGGGTGCTGTATTTGGGTCAATTTCTTGGTCGGATGGAAAACATGTTGTTCGGAGTCCGATTGTTGTCACACAAATGGATACATTCTGA